In the genome of Pusillimonas sp. T7-7, the window TGGGGTGGTAGGAATACGTCGAAAGCGCAGGAAAACATCAGATTGGCCCCAGGCCGGTTCTGCCAGTTACGGCCGGCGCGGCCACGGCCCCGTTCCTGCAGATGGGCGCCCAGCAGCCAGGGGCGGGCCAACGGGCCGCTTTCCGCACGCGCCATGGCCAACAAGTCTGCATTGGTCGAGTGCGTGCTCTGCACCCACCGCACTTGCCTGAAATACGGCAGGGCGGCGGCTACCTGGCTCATCATGTGCTCGGGATCGGGCAAATGCGGTGGTGTGTTGGTCGTCATGGCGGTGCCTGGCCCTGAAGGGTAGCGGTGTCCTGTGGTGGCGTAGAATAAGCGTGCTTGTGTTTATAACTCAAACTGGTAATTATGCTTGCCCGTACCGAGAAAATAACTTTTCAAGGCCAGGCCGGGGCTATCGACTGCGCCCTGGACCTTCCCATGATCACGCCCATAGGCTGGGCCCTGGTGCTGCATCCGCATCCGCTGCATGGCGGCGCCCGCGATAATAAAATCGTCACGACTATTTCCCGGGCCTGCGTAGAGCGCGGCTTGGTTGCTGTGCGCCCTGATTTTCGCGGGGTAGGTGATTCGGCCGGCGAGTTCGATGCTGCCGTGGGTGAAACGGCCGATATGCAGCAACTGATTCCGCAGTTTACCCAAGCCTACCCGGAAGCAGCCGCCGGCAAGTGGGTATTGGCCGGATTCTCTTTTGGCACATCGGTGGCTGCGCAATTGTATTCGGCTCTGGCAGAGCAGTCGCAGCCCGTACCTGATGCGTTATTATTGTTTGGGCCTGCGGTGGAACGATTCAAGTTTCGAACTGTCTCTGTTCCTGACGATACTTTATTAGTCCATGGCGAGGCCGACGAAGTCGTGCCTTTGTCTGAAGCCATGAGCTTCGCCCAAGAGCACGACCTTCCTGTAACGGTCGTGCCTGGCGCCAGTCATTTCTTTCATGGCAAGCTCGTTGTGCTGAAGCGTTTATTGCAGCAGCGGCTGGGTTTGCTATGACGCTCCGTTCAAATTCATTTACGATATGCCAATGACATTTCAACAAAAACCTCGTACCCATTCCCCCCGATACCTTGCTTATGCCGTCAGCCTGACGCTGGCCCTGGCATCGGCCTTTGTTCAGGCTCAAGATGCCGCTACTTCGGCAGACGCCACGCAAACGGCGGTCAACCCGGTCACGAGTCCGGCCAGCACGGCTGTTACCACGGTAGGCGAGCTGGCCACGGTGCCGGCACCCGCGCTTACCGCTCGGGCCTGGATGACGCTGGATGTAAACAGTGGCCAGATCATTGCGGCCCAGAATCTCGATGAGCCGGTCGAGCCTGCATCGCTGACCAAGCTGATGTCGGCCTATGTGGTTTTTGATGCCCTTGAAAACAACCGCCTGTCGCTCGAGCAGAAAGTGCCTGTGTCGGAAAAGGCCTGGAAGACCGAAGGCTCGCGCATGTTCATCAAGGTGAACAGCCAGGTGTCGGTCGACGACCTGCTTCAGGGCGTGATCGTGCAATCGGGTAATGACGCCACGGTGGCACTGGCCGAGGCGGTGGCTGGCAGCGAAGACGCCTTTGTTACCATCATGAACGAAGAGGCTGCCCGGCAAGGCTTGCGCGATACCCATTTTGAAAATTCCACCGGTCTGCCCGGCCCTACGCACCTGACCACGGCGCGCGATCTGGGTACGCTGGCCAAGAATCTGGTGACGGATTTCCCGCAGTATCTGCACTATTACAGCCAGAAAGAGTTCACCTACAACAACATCAAGCAAAATAACCGTAATCGCCTGCTCTGGTCCGATCCCACGGTCGATGGCCTGAAAACCGGGCATACGCAGTCGGCCGGCTACTGCCTGGTCACCACGGCCTTGCGTGATGGTCGTCGCGTCGTGTCGGTGATTGTGGGGGCGGCCAGTGATGCGGCCCGTACTGAAAACAGCCTGAAGCTGCT includes:
- a CDS encoding alpha/beta hydrolase; the encoded protein is MLARTEKITFQGQAGAIDCALDLPMITPIGWALVLHPHPLHGGARDNKIVTTISRACVERGLVAVRPDFRGVGDSAGEFDAAVGETADMQQLIPQFTQAYPEAAAGKWVLAGFSFGTSVAAQLYSALAEQSQPVPDALLLFGPAVERFKFRTVSVPDDTLLVHGEADEVVPLSEAMSFAQEHDLPVTVVPGASHFFHGKLVVLKRLLQQRLGLL
- a CDS encoding D-alanyl-D-alanine carboxypeptidase family protein, with the translated sequence MTFQQKPRTHSPRYLAYAVSLTLALASAFVQAQDAATSADATQTAVNPVTSPASTAVTTVGELATVPAPALTARAWMTLDVNSGQIIAAQNLDEPVEPASLTKLMSAYVVFDALENNRLSLEQKVPVSEKAWKTEGSRMFIKVNSQVSVDDLLQGVIVQSGNDATVALAEAVAGSEDAFVTIMNEEAARQGLRDTHFENSTGLPGPTHLTTARDLGTLAKNLVTDFPQYLHYYSQKEFTYNNIKQNNRNRLLWSDPTVDGLKTGHTQSAGYCLVTTALRDGRRVVSVIVGAASDAARTENSLKLLNWSFQNFDTIKLYDNTKPAVTARVWEGEVETVGLGSTTPTWVTVPRDKAEQIKPVAQYTQPLIAPLKAGVKVGKVTLSLDGRVLREEPLYVLADVPQAGFFSRIVDKVRLLFQ